A stretch of Phaeodactylum tricornutum CCAP 1055/1 chromosome 26, whole genome shotgun sequence DNA encodes these proteins:
- a CDS encoding predicted protein — translation YERYDVTVDDAEADRATEIKIFSIRRPHMRAFHVAWFSFFWAFTIWFAPAPLLKEIQKTLGLTRKEIWTSSITNDITAIFLRILIGPLCDVYGARLPMAAVLVLASIPTAMVGLIQSAAGLSVTRFFIGIAGSSFVMAQFWPSRMFTRELAGTANGIVGGWGNLGGAFTQLLMGTILFPAFRNLYDGDSEKAWRVICVIPAAVAFLWGIAVPWISDDAPMGNYGEMKKRGAMDRILMTTALRQGAVVNTWILYVQYACSFGVELVMNNATVLYYTDEFGLSTEDAAALGFIYGSMNLFARGMGGYLSDQLNLKFGLRGRLWLQTCLLVVEGIVIIIFPFADTLRGAIVTMCIFSIFTQAAEGAIFGVVPYVTKLYSGSVSGLVGAGGNAGSVIFGLGFRSLSYRQAFIMMGCIVIASSGLSAFINIPLYAGLLWGKDNHSVI, via the exons TACGAGCGGTACGATGTCACCGTAGACGATGCGGAGGCGGATCGTGCGACGGAAATCAAGATATTCTCTATCCGACGCCCGCACATGCGAGCCTTTCACGTGGCCTggttttccttcttttggGCCTTTACCATTTGGTTCGCTCCCGCGCCACTACTAAAAGAAATACAAAAGACACTCGGATTGACCAGAAAAGAGATTTGGACGAGTTCCATTACCAACGATATCACCGCCATTTTCTTGAGAATTTTGATTGGCCCCTTGTGCGACGTCTACGGCGCGCGCTTGCCCATGGCGGCCGTCCTGGTCCTCGCATCGATTCCTACCGCCATGGTAGGACTCATTCAATCGGCGGCGGGGCTTTCCGTCACACGCTTCTTTATCGGTATTGCCGGAAGTTCCTTCGTCATGGCACAGTTTTGGCCTTCCCGTATGTTTACCCGGGAATTGGCGGGCACCGCCAACGGGATCGTTGGTGGTTGGGGGAACCTGGGGGGTGCCTTTACACAACTCCTCATGGGCACAATTTTGTTTCCGGCTTTTCGGAATCTGTACGACGGGGACTCGGAAAAAGCATGGCGCGTTATTTGCGTCATTCCCGCTGCCGTCGCCTTTTTGTGGGGTATCGCCGTCCCGTGGATTTCCGACGATGCCCCGATGGGAAATTATGGAGAAATGAAAAAGCGTGGCGCCATGGATCGAATTCTGATGACGACGGCCCTCCGACAGGGCGCGGTCGTCAATACGTGGATACTGTACGTCCAGTACGCCTGTTCCTTTGGAGTCGAGCTCGTCATGAATAATGCAACCGTGCTCTACTACACGGATGAGTTTGGATTGAGTACGGAAGACGCGGCGGCTCTCGGTTTTATTTATGGTTCCATGAATTTGTTTGCTAGGGGCATGGGTGGATATCTCTCGGATCAGCTTAACCTCAAGTTTGGCCTACGGGGTCGCTTATGGCTTCAAACCTGTTTATTGGTAGTCGAAGGCATCGTCATCATTatttttccatttgctgATACACTCAGAGGAGCCATCGTTACCATGTGCATTTTTTCTATTTTTACGCAAGCCGCAGAAGGTGCCATTTTTG GGGTGGTCCCATACGTGACCAAATTGTATTCGGGCTCGGTTTCGGGTTTGGTCGGCGCTGGAGGCAATGCCGGCTCCGTCATTTTTGGTCTCGGATTCCGGTCGCTTTCGTACCGGCAAGCTTTCATCATGATGGGGTGCATTGTGATCGCTAGCTCTGGTTTAAGTGCCTTCATCAACATTCCGTTGTACGCGGGCTTACTCTGGGGTAAGGACAATCACTCCGTTATT
- a CDS encoding predicted protein: protein MGEKNVSLKGNSTAVTINTLAGFLVETNTFSQKEIRKSSPLAHMPELVQPALIGGGERDIKEAHVEALVDQISILQLKSRNQSVEKDNLEKQVSIMNEVVCRTEMDHKKQIQILEGLAQEHQSVVRTVMQEKVILQVQVDDLKEERESLKAGIVQQRMTLEVALEQLAYFEKFLNEKGPISLVENDSQQKSKDIVLNAKLVPARDGPFSEDLGTISMENRKEVVSIAGECEKFLSSEGAEAGSLLTSRGHQEADSIKNRQNTQPDNKSLATSTEFNSSRPTLNQEAPYHPMRPSFRVTPSNTEGREIEDGRPDVTEKTRPEQTAFLTLPISSDSFSKPANNSVDLTLSRSTSDTLGLSSSESDTFQPFLDTGSQNLQSQHEPLGANITDSKEKTLSYSKGSSGSSVSSRMSYSSSTFSCRLHIPYQPRTGRRLLTGTVFMRNIFYRWQPFYAILYQCQSCY from the coding sequence ATGGGAGAAAAGAATGTTTCCCTCAAAGGGAACTCAACTGCTGTTACCATCAACACGTTGGCAGGCTTTCTAGTTGAAACAAACACATTCTCTCAGAAAGAAATCAGAAAGTCGTCCCCTCTAGCTCACATGCCTGAACTTGTCCAGCCGGCTCTCATCGGGGGAGGGGAGCGTGATATTAAGGAAGCTCATGTCGAAGCCTTGGTGGACCAAATTTCCATTCTACAGCTCAAAAGTCGGAATCAATCAGTTGAGAAAGACAATCTAGAAAAGCAAGTTTCTATCATGAATGAAGTCGTGTGTCGAACCGAAATGGACCATAAAAAGCAAATACAAATATTGGAAGGCCTAGCGCAAGAGCACCAAAGTGTTGTTCGAACTGTTATGCAAGAGAAAGTGATTCTACAGGTACAAGTCGACGATCTCAAAGAAGAGAGGGAGTCGTTGAAAGCTGGAATTGTGCAGCAGCGAATGACACTCGAAGTAGCTCTGGAACAGCTAGCGTACTTTGAAAAGTTCTTGAACGAGAAGGGGCCCATTTCGTTGGTTGAAAACGATTCCCAGCAAAAATCGAAAGATATAGTCCTGAACGCCAAACTGGTTCCAGCACGCGATGGGCCTTTTTCTGAAGATTTAGGGACGATTTCAATGGAAAATAGAAAAGAAGTCGTTTCGATAGCAGGTGAATGTGAGAAATTTTTGTCTTCCGAGGGAGCGGAAGCAGGATCCTTGCTTACATCGCGCGGTCATCAAGAAGCAGATAGCATCAAAAACAGACAAAATACACAACCCGACAATAAATCTCTGGCAACGTCGACGGAGTTCAATTCGTCACGACCGACTTTGAACCAAGAAGCTCCGTACCACCCGATGAGACCTTCGTTCCGAGTAACACCTTCCAATACCGAAGGACGGGAGATTGAGGACGGAAGACCGGACGTCACTGAAAAAACGAGACCGGAACAAACAGCCTTCCTGACTCTTCCAATCTCATCCGACTCCTTCAGCAAGCCTGCCAACAATAGTGTCGATCTTACCTTGAGTCGGAGCACAAGTGATACACTAGGACTTTCCTCAAGTGAATCGGACACATTTCAGCCCTTTCTGGACACAGGATCCCAGAACTTACAATCACAGCACGAGCCACTCGGAGCAAACATCACGGAttccaaggaaaagacgCTGTCATACAGCAAGGGTTCATCTGGGTCTTCCGTATCTTCGCGCATGTCGTATAgttcttccactttttcttgCCGTCTGCACATTCCATACCAGCCTCGAactggacgacgactcttGACCGGGACTGTTTTTATGCGGAATATCTTCTATCGTTGGCAACCATTCTACGCCATTCTATATCAGTGCCAATCATGCTATTAG